One segment of Stappia sp. 28M-7 DNA contains the following:
- a CDS encoding PLP-dependent aminotransferase family protein produces the protein MFKHSQLESVKAWIAHPAHAAMPLHARIQRAIRQLIVDGALGPGKPLPASRALAASLGVSRDTVEAAYGRLHAEGFIDRRVGSGSFVSQMSEFTPGHSQSRRDARARQRAPNLSQRGAAMFRGGGVREMLVPRPFAPGVPETRTFPLALWERLERQVVKEARTQALAHGDPQGCEPLRRAIADYVNLERGARATAERVLVLTSSQQAMSLCATMLLDPGDRIFIEDPAYYGARKAFDAAGLDCVPVRVDRQGIAVEQITAEPREVKAVFLTPSHQFPTGATLALDRRLALIEWAARHRAWIIEDDYDSEFRYAGKPTACVQGLDPHERTIYIGTFTKSLFPGLRIGYVVLPPQLVTPMTVARTLLDGHSAPLPQLTLARFMEGGHFGAHVRTMRGIYAERLEVLARLVRTHLAEFIEPRVPIGGLQMPCALTGALSERAAIGAARRVGIELLGLSALHALGKPETGVLMGFAAYTPAEIETAVRKLATAYRAAAGQRAG, from the coding sequence TTGTTCAAGCACTCCCAACTGGAATCGGTGAAGGCATGGATCGCCCACCCCGCCCATGCGGCGATGCCGCTTCATGCGCGGATCCAGCGGGCGATCCGCCAACTGATCGTCGATGGCGCGCTGGGTCCGGGCAAGCCGCTGCCGGCCTCTCGGGCGCTTGCCGCCTCGCTCGGTGTGTCGCGCGACACGGTGGAGGCGGCCTACGGGCGGCTGCATGCGGAGGGTTTCATCGACCGCCGGGTCGGCAGCGGCAGCTTCGTCTCGCAGATGAGCGAGTTCACGCCCGGGCACAGCCAGTCCCGCCGCGACGCGCGCGCACGCCAGCGGGCGCCGAACCTCAGCCAGCGCGGGGCTGCCATGTTCCGCGGCGGCGGAGTGCGCGAGATGCTGGTCCCGCGCCCCTTCGCGCCCGGCGTGCCGGAAACCCGCACCTTTCCCCTGGCGCTGTGGGAGCGGCTGGAGCGGCAGGTGGTCAAGGAGGCCCGGACGCAGGCCCTGGCCCATGGCGATCCGCAAGGGTGCGAGCCGCTGCGCCGAGCCATCGCCGACTATGTGAACCTGGAGCGCGGGGCGCGCGCCACCGCCGAGCGGGTACTGGTCCTCACCAGCTCGCAGCAGGCCATGTCGCTATGCGCCACCATGCTGCTCGATCCCGGCGACCGCATCTTCATCGAGGACCCGGCCTATTACGGTGCGCGCAAGGCGTTCGACGCGGCGGGGCTCGACTGCGTGCCCGTTCGCGTCGACCGGCAGGGCATTGCCGTCGAGCAGATCACGGCCGAGCCGCGCGAGGTCAAGGCGGTGTTCCTGACGCCGTCCCATCAGTTCCCGACCGGCGCGACGCTGGCGCTGGACCGCCGCCTGGCGCTGATCGAGTGGGCCGCCCGGCACCGGGCGTGGATCATCGAGGACGATTACGACAGCGAGTTCCGCTATGCCGGCAAGCCGACCGCCTGCGTGCAGGGGCTCGATCCGCACGAGCGCACCATCTATATCGGCACCTTCACCAAGTCGCTCTTTCCGGGCCTGCGGATTGGCTATGTCGTGCTGCCGCCGCAGCTGGTGACGCCGATGACGGTGGCGCGCACGCTGCTCGACGGGCATTCCGCGCCGCTGCCGCAGCTGACGCTGGCCCGTTTCATGGAAGGCGGGCATTTCGGCGCCCATGTGCGCACCATGCGCGGCATCTATGCCGAACGGCTCGAGGTTCTGGCGCGCCTTGTGCGCACGCATCTGGCTGAGTTCATCGAGCCGCGCGTCCCCATCGGCGGATTGCAGATGCCCTGCGCCCTGACTGGCGCCCTGTCGGAACGCGCCGCCATCGGCGCGGCGCGGCGTGTCGGGATCGAGCTTCTGGGACTGTCCGCCCTGCATGCCCTCGGCAAACCCGAAACGGGGGTCCTGATGGGCTTTGCCGCCTACACGCCGGCCGAGATCGAGACCGCGGTCCGCAAGCTGGCGACCGCCTATCGCGCAGCGGCTGGACAGAGGGCCGGGTAA